The nucleotide sequence ACTGACTGCGATAAGTTTGTCAGACACATTTACAGAACAGCATGCTTAATTTTGCTACATGCTGTTACTTAAATATGCACTGGATTGAGTGCATTGGATTTTGCAAAAAAATCAGCATGCATTCTACAGAGCTGATATGCAATTATACACTACATTCTCACAACTCATTCTGTATTTAATGTGGACAGCATTACACCTTTCATAAAATTTGTGTGTTCCATGAAAGACTTCATGGGATTGTCCTGACTTCACACTGATTTTGTTTGAACAAATGAGAGCTCTCCATAGTCTGACATGACCAGACAAATGTACAAATGTGACTGAGTGTGGAACCCCTGAGTTCAGTTTGCCTCTGGACACAATTGGATAAACGTACAACCAATCAGCATAACAAAATGTGTGACGTATATCTGGAGAGGagaaaaactgataaaatgACACACAATAGACTTCTCTGTGTAAGAAAAATAGCTATAAATGACCTGGCAGTGGCAAGACTGGGCGTTCTATGAGGGGTACAACCACGTAGACGGCTGAAAACAACATATTAAAATAACAGGTCAACTTGACATCAAAATTCTCTGTAATACTCAAACTGCTAAACTcctttgacattttaaaatcataaactCTGCAAGAATAAAACTCCATCATCTTTcatatttcatgtttattcatcacatggaaaaaaaagagacatttgGATGGGTTTCAGGCCTTGAGGAGCAGAGCTGAAGAGGTGAAGGACTGCAGAGTGGATGTTGGATGACAGATAGAGAAGTCTGGTGAAATGAGGGAGCTATGGATGCTATGATAAAGTTCCACTGTTCTACTTTCAGAATAATTAATTTAGTAAAATATAAATTCTCTTCTTTTTTGTAGGCAATAACTTGTTCAGATtctgaaatatattttatcaTTCCAAACTGAAATGAAGTGTACGCTGATAGTTAAAAACTTCCTCAAGAAATGGACTTTTCTGCCATTACTGCTGTTTTTCTAGAGTCAAACTAACACTTCTAGTCTTTATACATCCACACAAATGGTCTCAAATTGgtatttgcatttaaaatttCATAAAAGATTTTGTGTTCCAGTTGTCTCCGAGCATGTATAAGACCTGTTTATAATGCATTCAGTTGGTCTAAACAAGTAAAAACAAGATAAACTGCCAACTATCAGGAAACAGTgcaaaatcatattttattcccaagaaaactgaaaattacAAACTGTAAGTACATTGTGCTCATATTCCAAGCCCACCTTAGCTCCTATCTTACACAAATACAAAGTAGAATAAGCTAAAGTAATAATAATTGCCTCATGGCATCACTCTATGTGTTGCTTGAAGTTTATCGTGCCTCCGCATGCACCGACTCTGCAAACGTCGCCTCTGCTGCGAGAATTTGATACTCCTGGCCATTTACGTCATGACTGGTGTAGGCGATTTTTATTAACTGCTAAATTAAATGTCTGTACCCACCGCACTCCTCTATCtttacacactcacacctaTCTACGCTCAGTGAGAAGAAGAATGCATCAGCAGAACCAATTTAAAAGCTGACAATGGTTATTTGAAGGCATCACTCACTCAATGCTTCCATCAGTCCTGTATTTATATCATACACATCCCAGTTACCCCATCAAAACACTGGACAATGCATCTGAAATCCATTTCTAAGTAAAATAGAAAACCCATAGATGctgcaacacaaacaaaagtatACACGCCTGCAAACACCTATGCACAAACACTCGACTGTATGCCTTAAGCTATCTGTGTATTTGTCAATACAACACCAACTTGGTGTAGCAGCAGGTAAGTGATTAAGGTATTGAAAAGAGACTTATTGCACCTCAGTCTCCAAAGCTGTTTAAACTTCTCACATGTCGATTACAGTCGAACACAATCCATCCATGGAGTGTGGCTGCTGTATCAGCATTAAAGGTCAACACATCCTCAGAGTGGCCTGGTTATTGAATTCTCACTCTGTCAGTTCAATTAGCCATATAATATTGAGGGCTTAATACATGCGGATAGTATGCACCagtgcatgtgcacacacaatACCTGGTTTCCTCTCACCACTTGCAGGGCACATGCAGTGGAACTGCTGGCTTTCATATGCAGCTGACTGGATTATAATGGAAAATGTTTCATAATTGGGGCCGCGGAAAGAGAAGACTTATGTACCCAGTCAACATGTATATGGTTGTTGATTGTCCCTCTTTCTTTGTCATTTCTTCTATTATCATAATTCCTTCCAccagtttttcctttcctgtcTTGTCTAATGCTTCCTTTCCACTAACAGCAACAAACTTAGAGAACAGCCAGCTGTTATAGTCTCCTACGCTGTCACAGCTGACTCATATTTTCAATGATGTCATCATCATTTCTGTGAATGGaaatttctgttaaaaaaaaaaggtgaattCTGAAGATTCCTGGAATTGTTATCAATTTTTAAGTTTTGTATTGCGTTGTAATagtgtctttatttcttttttttgacacTGTAACAATACCTATAATGCAAAGAAATCAGAATACAGACgattttaaatactttaatttATGCCCTAGTagaacttttacaataaaacagtttttctttgtttttaaataatactTTCAAATAATAGTGTAATATAGTGAGATTACATGATATACACTCTCCCATACTGCCACATAAACACAATGTGTCCCTGGTGTTGATGGCTTGATGTAACAGCAGCCATTAGATGCCAGGAGatagctttctttttttaaccaataGACTATGGGTCATACCCTTTTTGGGAACTGTGCACTTTATACTTTGTTGTGCTTTGCTTTCACATGCttatttttctcttcctttttttaaaattttttctTCAGCTATAAACTAAAAGGTTCACGCACCAGAAGTTACTGTTAGGTGCAGGTGAACAAGATGGCAAAgcccattttatttatatatatttttcattacatgtaaacattaaaacctcttaagccccacgcccccggtaccgggggcaaaagggaggagatcacgtttaatcggttataacgccggttgagaaatataactccagacatgtgtggtatccacagaaacctcagaatctcagctaaaatgtcatataaaccatttctacaaccaccaaacacaccgaaaacaagccgcgattaaacgagcagttacgtaaatgcgcagAAGTCTGCTAAACACGCAAACGAGAACCAGACAgtcttcagacttcatgtaaccggtTATAAATAGGCTTGCTAGCTTCCAGGGCTATCActgcataaacacacaaagtttGACCACGATCGGACCAAAATTCACCGaattagccgcaaaagaagaaaaaaattaggCGAGAATAAAATCCActtcctttttctgtgttccagtctcagtaactttgacacagtaatatctgctttaatatttacacctctgattaaatgtcccaagtgttagcttcattttgataccaagattgtaaggacggagtttgtaattgcagggaaataatcaatttaatttaggcattgcattttcgagcaggaagctcagaaaccccCTTGGGGCTGAAGAGgttaaagacaaaaactaaTTTGGTAAACTGAAGTGGGTACACTTTTCCttaaagtaataaaaacagAGTAAAATTTATAAAGAAATGTAATACAAGTcaacacatgtgcacacacacacacacacacacacacaccctcaagCATGTTATGCCGGTTTCAGCTGAAACAATGTTTCAAACCATATTCCGGGGTTTTTAGTTCACCATTTAAGAGGTttcaagaagaaaataaaagacagatctgaatgtttgaaaatgttttggaaaaatTCAGCAaagatgagatgaaaaatactcAAAGGATAAATTCAATTGGTTTATTATTTAGATAAGttgaaaaaaagttaaacaaacaagtaaataaagaaacaaggtaaaatgaagtaataatgaaaaaaccttaaacaagtaaataaagaaacaaggtaaaatgaagtaataatgaaaaaagttaaacaagtaaataaagaaaaaaaagaaaaccccaacaatcccctctgagcaagcacttggcgacagtggggaggaaaaactgcttttaaacgggcagaaacctccggcagaaccaggctcaggaggggacagtcaactgccgggactggttgggggggtgAACAGAGGTGGAGCAAGACGAGGCTACATCAGGTGAAGAAGCAGTAGCGTCTCTCCTCCGGAACAAGCGGAAccattttgtcttctttttcatgGACTTTTCCACAAGTGCTTTTTTCTCCAGGATGAGATTTCTCAACTCATcgattgtttctgtgttttgcttttcaagTTTCTTACATCTTTGTTCCACCTCTTCTAATGTTGCTTGTTGTTCTTCAAGCTTGTCTTTGAGTTGTTTGGATGTTGCCTCCTGTATCAGCTTGTCCTTGTGCATGTCTGCATTTCTCTGTTGTACTTCTTTGTGCTCGTCTTCTAACTGCTCGTTTCTTTTCTGGATTTCTTGGAGCGTGAGCTGCAGGTCTTCATGTattttgtcttgttgttgtttttgtgcctgcatttcagtgttttcacgCTTCAAGTTATTGAATTCCACCAAAATCCCCTTAACGAGCTCGGAGTTGTTTCTCGCTATCTGATCGATCCTTTTCTGCATCTGTGAGCAGCGTTTCTCCAGTTTGTCCTTTTCTTCTTCCACTTTAGTTGCTTTGTCCTCCAGCTGCTTACAAAACTCTTGCAGTTTTAGATTTTTAGACTCAAAGTCCTGGACAAtacattttccttctttcagTCTTTCCTGCTGTTGCTCTTTCTGTTGAAGAAGGTCTTTATTTTGGCGCAGTGTTTCATCCAGGCTTTCTTTCAGCATTTGGTATTTTTCCTGCATGCTCTTCAGTTCGTGCTGCatgtctctttgttttttgtcctgCTCTTCCTTCTGTTGgaggatttctttcttttcttccacaGCTTCATGGAGCTGTCTTTGGAGCAGCTGATACCTTTGGTCCATGTACTGGAGATCCCATTGTATCTTGTCAGTCATCGTTTTCTTGTCTTGGAGCTGGTTGGTCATTTCTTTTAGTTCTGCactcttttgcttgttttctttaatgAGGTGCACAATCTGCTCTCGGGTCTGAGCAAACTTGattccccagccctcattaatAATTTTTATGTCCGGCTGGCGCTGTTGTCTTTCTTCCAGCTCTTTATTTTGGGCTTCCATTCTTCTACACTTGTCCTCCagttgaagtttctcttcttcaatctgttgcatttttttctggAGAAGGTAGTTTTCCTTCCTACTCTCCTCTAATGCCCTTTGGGAGGATAAGACGCCATTTGGGGAAATTGGCCGGCCACGCCAGGAAGGAGAGGCGGCGTAATCTTTTTGAATTGGTTGGTTTTTTCTTGGAAACATGTTGGAGTTTCTATACGATGACTTTGAAAAGCTTTCCAAATGTTTCTGTGGTGAACGCTTGTAGGCTGCAAACACAGATGCTGCTAAAACGAACTAAAACTTGCTGTGCCTCACCCCTATTTAAGGAAAATCATCACAGGACTTAAGATTCTTAAGATCTCCCTATGACATCATCACTCCCTAAGCCAACGAGATTGTCACAAGACATTTTGGAATggggtaattttttttaaaactgtttccaAACTTAACTTTAAATTTCAGTGTTTCCTAGTTGTGGACTATTGGTTAGTCCAGCCGATTAACCCTTGGATGCACAACCCACCAATACCTACACTCTTCCAcgagtggggtcaaaaatgaccccaaatagaAACAATGTATTTTGATATAAACTCGGTTGTCATTCTTCACAATCTTTAAAAcgaagagttgtaatattttcatatttgaggtattcctcataaaacatgtttgtgacatgaggcactttgcatttttatttattttttcattaattttaagaaattgcagtttttgtatgtttttgcagTTTGTGTTGTAACTAAAA is from Oreochromis niloticus isolate F11D_XX linkage group LG20, O_niloticus_UMD_NMBU, whole genome shotgun sequence and encodes:
- the LOC109196167 gene encoding trichohyalin-like; protein product: MFPRKNQPIQKDYAASPSWRGRPISPNGVLSSQRALEESRKENYLLQKKMQQIEEEKLQLEDKCRRMEAQNKELEERQQRQPDIKIINEGWGIKFAQTREQIVHLIKENKQKSAELKEMTNQLQDKKTMTDKIQWDLQYMDQRYQLLQRQLHEAVEEKKEILQQKEEQDKKQRDMQHELKSMQEKYQMLKESLDETLRQNKDLLQQKEQQQERLKEGKCIVQDFESKNLKLQEFCKQLEDKATKVEEEKDKLEKRCSQMQKRIDQIARNNSELVKGILVEFNNLKRENTEMQAQKQQQDKIHEDLQLTLQEIQKRNEQLEDEHKEVQQRNADMHKDKLIQEATSKQLKDKLEEQQATLEEVEQRCKKLEKQNTETIDELRNLILEKKALVEKSMKKKTKWFRLFRRRDATASSPDVASSCSTSVHPPNQSRQLTVPS